The genomic DNA GACTGGCAGGAAGATTCTGTCATAGCCAAATTGGCTGCCGAGAATTTAAAGCCTGGAGAAATGCTAAATCCTGAAGGTTAATTCAAACGTCCTGGTTCTGTCTACTGTACGGTACCGCCCACCATTTTAGCCTAAATTAGGTAGTTGTATTCAATAGACAGGACGATACCAATTGGTGAATATGATCACTTTCTGTAGCACGGCTTCTAAAGGGAGATTGATTAGCTAGTCTCGCGCATCCATGGGGTATATACGACCCCAACCAGCAATCCTTCAGGTGAAAGAAACCGGGTAACTGTTTGCCCCCAAGGTTCCTTACGTGCGGTGACAAGAAGGCGATATCCCTGATTTCTTAACTCTTGTGTAGCTGTCTCAACGTTTTCAACATCGAATTCAATCCACGCTTGAGGGGCAGGAATATCTTCCGGCCACTTATCGGTGCCAAAACAGGAAAAGGCGGCCTGAGAGATTGGCCATAGCGCAAAATACTTGGCCCCTTCCAATTTTGCGGTATGAAGATAGCCACTTTCCATTTCATCAAAAGAAATACCGAGGGTATTTATGTACAGATCCCGGCTGGCTTTGGAGTCTTGAACAATCGGGCCAAATCCAGAAATAAACAAAACTTTGATGTTAGGCGGAATTATCATAGGAAAGGCAATTTTATCATAATCCAAATGCTGTTACTATAGCTTGAAAGACAGCGAAAAGGTGCTGTCTTTCGTACAGTACTGCCCACCAAAGGGGACGATACCGAGAACCGCCCGACATTCAAAACAGAATCAACTGGGAAGGATTCTTTCAATAACATTCCCGTGGCCCGATTAAAAAGAAGCGGGCTTCTGCCCAACAATCACATAAAACCCGGCGCCGGCATGATAACCGGTACGGGGCACTTCCTCCTCTGTGACTTGTTCCGGATCCTGAAAAAGTGTGGAAACCATCCTGTCAAAAGAAAAGCCGGCTTCGAGCATCATTTCAAGGACGCCAAGGAGACCAAAGAAGGTTGCTCGTTTGTAAATAGCATGCCCCGCTGCTTTTTTGTCCTGATATTGCCGGCCCCATCGGCTATTATTGGGGATCATCGCGATTACCACTTTGCCGCCGGGGATTAAAATTCGTTGGGCTTCTCTAAGAACCTTGATTGGTGATTGGACGAAACACAAGGTTAATATCAGAAAGACTGCACCGTAGGACGCCACATCAAACAAATGGTCTTCGCCTCCGGCCTGAAAAACCTGGACGCCACGGCGCTTGGCCAGCGCAAGCAGCCTGGTGGAAGGGTCTATACCCTTGTCAATTCCAAGCGCCTGTGCGAAGCGCCCGCTGCCGACGCCAATCTCCAGCCATGATCCGGGCAGATCGGGGAGAACGAGTTGCAAGGCCGCAAGTTCGGAGGCAAAAATCAACTTGCCCTCGCCATCAAACCAGTCATCGTAAGCCTCAGCGAAAGGATCAAAGGGCGAAACCATGCCTTCAGAAGCCACCATCATAGAACCGCTTAAGGTAATCCTGGTAGGGATCACACCTTAACACTGTGCCCTCATCAAAGCTATAGCGGTAGCTTTCAACGTAATCCATCAAGATCTTAAAGGCATGATTGACCTTCTTCATGGCCTCTCCGTCATCGCCGGAGGTCTTATCGGGATGATGAAGGTGTGAAAGGTGCCGATAGGCACCCTTAATCTCAGACATTGTTGCCGTCTCGCTTAAACCCAGAGTCTTTCGGGCGGAATCTATTGTCGTAAAGTCAGCCATAATTATCCCACATCAAGTTAAATCGTCCGATGAACCGAAAACGATCTGATGAATTTCAAGCAGATCAGGAAATAGATACCTACCGCCAGAATCACGCTAACGTAATTGATGGCTGCCAAGAGTGTGCTTTGAATGAGTAACCCCTGGACATATACTCCCAGAACCTGGGAGCCAACCAGCGCTCAAACAATACCCCATTGGGGAGGCGAATATTTGCTGCGTATAAAATGAGTCTTGAAATAGTCAGTCAGCAGCACAATAGCAAAAACGACCCAGGCCACAGCAGCCGCATAAGTAAGCCCGAGGGCTTGAGACGAAAAACTGGTTACATCAAACGAAAAGAAAGTTTGCAGTTGGGGCGGCATTCTGAACAGACTGATGCCGAAGAGGCATAATATGGGGACGAGCACGAAAAAGGCAGGCAGAATCGGGGTATCCGGCAACCTCCGAGCCCGGAGCTGATTTCTAACCAGATAAAACATCTTGGTTGCCAGAAGAACAAGCCCGACGGCTATGGTGACAAGGGTTGCCATTCCGGCCAATCTGGCGATGACCGGATCATTAGCAGTTATAGCAATCCCTGAACCATTAAGCGCCACCAAACCGAAGGCAAATACATCCGCCAGCCACCCGAAGTTGAATTTGCCAGTATCGACAGGACCTTTGGCAAGTACTTGAAGTACCTTGAACTCAAGCGAGAAAAGAGCGACGAAGAGAATGCCAAAAAAGACCAGCGACGGCAGCATCAACGATTGGAGTCCTGAAGCGACCTGAGGGACAAAGAATCCCACTGGCGCCCAGAGTACAATGGCGGACATCGCCAGTGAGCCGATAACCGGGAAGGTGGTAAAATTACGGTAGGGGTCATTGATCAGACCGATTACGGTTTGCCGTCCACTCAGCCAAGTGAATAGCCCTCTGAGAAAAATGCCCGTCAACAAGACATGAATGATCACAGCCGGGAACATTACCGCCACCAGCACTCCGTACAATACTAATTGCAGACCAGGGAGACTTGACCAGAAAATGTCGGTAAACCGGATAAATCCTTCCCCGTGCGGGACGGCAAACTGCAAGAAATTGAAAGCCATAAGCGCAATCCCCCCAGCTGCCAGGGATGCCTGAAAAAAGAGTGGATTGAAGTTACTTCGGACTAA from Dehalogenimonas sp. W includes the following:
- a CDS encoding VOC family protein, which translates into the protein MIIPPNIKVLFISGFGPIVQDSKASRDLYINTLGISFDEMESGYLHTAKLEGAKYFALWPISQAAFSCFGTDKWPEDIPAPQAWIEFDVENVETATQELRNQGYRLLVTARKEPWGQTVTRFLSPEGLLVGVVYTPWMRETS
- a CDS encoding J domain-containing protein: MADFTTIDSARKTLGLSETATMSEIKGAYRHLSHLHHPDKTSGDDGEAMKKVNHAFKILMDYVESYRYSFDEGTVLRCDPYQDYLKRFYDGGF
- a CDS encoding class I SAM-dependent methyltransferase, with the translated sequence MMVASEGMVSPFDPFAEAYDDWFDGEGKLIFASELAALQLVLPDLPGSWLEIGVGSGRFAQALGIDKGIDPSTRLLALAKRRGVQVFQAGGEDHLFDVASYGAVFLILTLCFVQSPIKVLREAQRILIPGGKVVIAMIPNNSRWGRQYQDKKAAGHAIYKRATFFGLLGVLEMMLEAGFSFDRMVSTLFQDPEQVTEEEVPRTGYHAGAGFYVIVGQKPASF
- the tsoY gene encoding selenoprotein TsoY, translating into MHLIGLVRSNFNPLFFQASLAAGGIALMAFNFLQFAVPHGEGFIRFTDIFWSSLPGLQLVLYGVLVAVMFPAVIIHVLLTGIFLRGLFTWLSGRQTVIGLINDPYRNFTTFPVIGSLAMSAIVLWAPVGFFVPQVASGLQSLMLPSLVFFGILFVALFSLEFKVLQVLAKGPVDTGKFNFGWLADVFAFGLVALNGSGIAITANDPVIARLAGMATLVTIAVGLVLLATKMFYLVRNQLRARRLPDTPILPAFFVLVPILCLFGISLFRMPPQLQTFFSFDVTSFSSQALGLTYAAAVAWVVFAIVLLTDYFKTHFIRSKYSPPQWGIVUALVGSQVLGVYVQGLLIQSTLLAAINYVSVILAVGIYFLICLKFIRSFSVHRTI